In a single window of the Frondihabitans peucedani genome:
- a CDS encoding reverse transcriptase family protein: MRRLPDEADGTRAVPPSPGAPRGTKIDQSQTPQKAQRAARARPPAPTDGSSGSRSHASAVAAALADAFLAAPAWSVVELTAAGHRTVGPRRRFVPLAVAGVLSALPRPPLDAPGMLARLVLGLDGFVDAVERSAAREPVRILSRAPVPTESTGREVRIDTVRDLADLVGVTVGRLAWFADTGGWNRRARDEPLHHYRYEWRQRPGRVPRLLEVPLPRLRDIQRIVLDEVLSPLPLHDAAHGFVAGRSAVTGAALHTGRQVVVSADLVSFFASVPGRDVAGVFRRAGLPEAVAHLLTGLCTHAVPVAVLSRMPDGGTSDERFRLRQRLAVPHLPQGAPTSPAVANLALVRLDGRLSGWAASVGASYTRYADDLAFSGDDALAARVGAFVRGVDRIVTDEGHTLNPAKTRVRRQGVRQSVTGIVVNATTSPGRAEHDVLKAILHNCVVAGPSSQNRDGHPEFRLHLLGRIAWIAQLHPARGARLRRQFDRIRW; encoded by the coding sequence GTGCGGCGGCTTCCGGACGAGGCGGACGGCACACGAGCTGTGCCGCCCTCTCCGGGGGCACCCCGGGGGACGAAGATCGACCAGAGCCAGACACCGCAGAAGGCACAGCGCGCTGCGCGCGCCCGACCTCCTGCACCGACCGATGGGTCGTCCGGAAGCCGCTCGCACGCCTCTGCCGTCGCCGCGGCGCTCGCCGACGCGTTCCTGGCCGCGCCCGCCTGGAGCGTCGTCGAGCTGACGGCAGCCGGCCACCGCACCGTCGGGCCCCGCCGCCGGTTCGTCCCGCTCGCCGTCGCCGGCGTCCTGTCCGCCCTGCCGCGACCCCCGCTGGACGCACCCGGGATGCTCGCCCGGCTCGTCCTCGGACTCGACGGCTTCGTCGACGCGGTCGAGCGGAGCGCCGCCCGGGAGCCCGTCCGCATCCTGAGCCGTGCGCCCGTCCCCACGGAGTCGACCGGGCGCGAGGTGCGGATCGACACCGTGCGCGACCTCGCCGACCTCGTCGGCGTCACCGTCGGGCGACTCGCCTGGTTCGCCGACACCGGGGGCTGGAACCGCCGCGCCAGAGACGAGCCCCTCCACCACTACCGGTACGAGTGGCGGCAGCGGCCGGGCCGCGTGCCCCGCCTGCTCGAGGTCCCGCTGCCGCGGCTGCGGGACATCCAGCGGATCGTCCTCGACGAGGTGCTGTCGCCCCTGCCGCTCCACGACGCCGCGCACGGCTTCGTCGCCGGCCGCAGCGCCGTCACGGGTGCCGCGCTCCACACCGGCCGACAGGTCGTCGTCTCCGCCGACCTCGTCTCGTTCTTCGCCTCCGTGCCCGGCCGGGACGTCGCCGGCGTCTTCCGTCGCGCGGGCCTCCCCGAGGCGGTGGCCCACCTCCTGACCGGGCTCTGCACGCACGCCGTCCCGGTGGCGGTGCTGTCGCGGATGCCGGACGGCGGCACCTCCGACGAGCGGTTCCGCCTCCGCCAGCGCCTGGCCGTCCCGCACCTGCCGCAGGGCGCGCCGACCTCGCCCGCGGTGGCGAACCTCGCCCTGGTCCGCCTCGACGGCCGCCTCTCGGGCTGGGCGGCCTCGGTCGGCGCCTCCTACACGCGCTACGCCGACGACCTCGCCTTCAGCGGCGACGACGCGCTCGCCGCGCGCGTCGGGGCGTTCGTCCGCGGCGTCGACAGGATCGTGACGGACGAGGGCCACACCCTCAACCCGGCGAAGACGAGGGTCCGCCGTCAGGGCGTCCGGCAGTCGGTCACCGGGATCGTCGTGAACGCGACCACCTCGCCGGGGCGCGCCGAGCACGACGTGCTGAAGGCGATCCTGCACAACTGCGTCGTGGCCGGACCCTCGTCGCAGAACCGCGACGGGCATCCCGAGTTCCGGCTCCACCTGCTCGGCCGAATCGCGTGGATCGCGCAGCTGCATCCGGCCCGCGGTGCTCGCCTGCGCCGGCAGTTCGACCGGATCCGGTGGTGA
- a CDS encoding aminobutyraldehyde dehydrogenase, which translates to MAHAPLGNFIDGRFTEATGASTFDLIDPATEEVYGVSPVSDAETVDRAFTAAARAFETWGETTPAERQLALFRIADAMEARADEFADLESLDTGKPRASLVADEILLSVDQIRFFAGEARHLQGMSAGEYLRDHTSFLRREPIGVVGQVTPWNYPLNMAVWKFAPALAAGNTTVLKPSDTTPSATLLLAEVAAEFLPPGVLNVITGDRTTGAAMIAHPTPQLVSITGSVRAGMAVARAAADDLKRVHLELGGKAPVVVFDDADVALAVKGIVEAGFFNAGQDCTAATRLLVQDGIHDDFVRELAAYAREHARTGAPRDPAAFFGPVNNAAQLAQVQGFLERLPDRASIELGGHRQGDVGYFHEATIVSGLAQDDDAVQNEIFGPVITVQRFTDEAEALRWANGVQYGLASSVWTTDHSRAMRMSKRLDFGCVWINTHIPIVAEMPHGGFKHSGYGKDLSSYGFEDYTRIKHVMSYTG; encoded by the coding sequence ATGGCGCACGCACCCCTCGGCAACTTCATCGACGGCCGCTTCACCGAGGCGACCGGCGCGTCGACCTTCGACCTGATCGATCCTGCGACGGAGGAGGTCTACGGCGTCTCCCCGGTGTCGGACGCCGAGACCGTCGACCGCGCGTTCACCGCCGCGGCCCGCGCCTTCGAGACCTGGGGCGAGACGACCCCGGCCGAGCGGCAGCTGGCCCTGTTCCGCATCGCCGACGCCATGGAGGCGCGGGCCGACGAGTTCGCCGACCTCGAGTCGCTCGACACCGGCAAGCCGCGGGCGTCGCTGGTGGCCGACGAGATCCTGCTCAGCGTCGACCAGATCCGGTTCTTCGCCGGCGAGGCCCGGCACCTGCAGGGCATGAGCGCGGGCGAGTACCTGCGAGACCACACCTCGTTCCTCCGGCGCGAGCCGATCGGCGTCGTCGGCCAGGTGACGCCGTGGAACTACCCGCTCAACATGGCCGTGTGGAAGTTCGCCCCGGCGCTCGCGGCGGGCAACACCACGGTGCTGAAGCCGTCCGACACGACGCCGTCGGCGACGCTGCTGCTGGCGGAGGTCGCGGCCGAGTTCCTGCCGCCGGGGGTGCTGAACGTCATCACCGGCGACCGGACGACCGGTGCCGCGATGATCGCCCACCCGACCCCGCAGCTGGTGTCGATCACGGGCTCGGTGCGGGCGGGCATGGCCGTCGCGAGGGCGGCGGCCGACGACCTCAAGCGCGTGCACCTCGAGCTCGGCGGCAAGGCTCCGGTCGTCGTCTTCGACGACGCCGACGTCGCACTGGCGGTCAAGGGCATCGTCGAGGCGGGCTTCTTCAACGCCGGCCAGGACTGCACGGCGGCCACGCGCCTCCTCGTGCAGGACGGCATCCACGACGACTTCGTGCGCGAGCTCGCCGCCTACGCGCGCGAGCACGCCCGCACCGGTGCGCCGCGCGATCCTGCCGCCTTCTTCGGCCCGGTCAACAACGCCGCCCAGCTCGCCCAGGTGCAGGGCTTCCTCGAGCGCCTGCCCGACCGCGCGTCGATCGAGCTCGGCGGGCACCGGCAGGGCGACGTCGGCTACTTCCACGAGGCGACGATCGTCTCGGGCCTCGCGCAGGACGACGACGCGGTGCAGAACGAGATCTTCGGCCCGGTCATCACGGTGCAGCGCTTCACTGACGAGGCGGAGGCCCTGCGCTGGGCGAACGGCGTGCAGTACGGCCTCGCCTCGAGCGTCTGGACCACCGACCACTCGAGGGCCATGCGGATGTCGAAGCGACTCGACTTCGGCTGCGTGTGGATCAACACGCACATCCCGATCGTGGCCGAGATGCCGCACGGCGGGTTCAAGCACTCCGGCTACGGCAAAGACCTCTCGTCGTACGGCTTCGAGGACTACACGCGCATCAAGCACGTGATGTCGTACACCGGCTGA
- a CDS encoding TetR/AcrR family transcriptional regulator C-terminal domain-containing protein produces the protein MTVETAPVPVLADPRRRIDDAARSIATSAGLTAITLRRVASVSGLAPGDIAHLEPSMGALAGRTFADLARAEIDRISAELDPETDDLTFLGRLITAMMTSEHSLSKTIWADAWSVGRHNQFVAEAARTSMDLWQAFLETRLRAGAARGSFVVDDPALASERFFAMIDSTTAYALVGYLDDAARLRLVSSTLEISLGLASGSLCAAA, from the coding sequence ATGACTGTCGAGACGGCTCCTGTCCCCGTGCTGGCCGATCCCCGCCGCAGGATCGACGACGCGGCCCGCAGCATCGCCACCTCAGCCGGGCTGACGGCCATCACGCTCCGCCGCGTCGCCTCCGTCTCCGGGCTTGCGCCGGGCGACATCGCGCACCTCGAGCCCTCCATGGGCGCCCTCGCCGGCCGGACCTTCGCCGACCTCGCCCGAGCCGAGATCGACAGGATCTCCGCCGAGCTCGACCCCGAGACCGACGACCTTACCTTTTTGGGGCGGCTCATCACCGCCATGATGACGAGCGAGCACAGCCTCTCCAAGACGATCTGGGCCGACGCCTGGAGCGTGGGCCGGCACAACCAGTTCGTCGCGGAGGCCGCCCGCACCTCGATGGACCTCTGGCAGGCGTTCCTCGAGACCCGGCTCCGGGCCGGAGCGGCCCGCGGCTCCTTCGTCGTCGACGACCCGGCCCTCGCCTCCGAGCGCTTCTTCGCCATGATCGACAGCACCACCGCCTACGCCCTCGTCGGCTACCTCGACGACGCCGCCCGACTCCGCCTGGTGTCGAGCACCCTCGAGATATCGCTGGGCCTCGCGTCCGGCTCGCTCTGCGCGGCCGCCTGA